Genomic window (Streptomyces yatensis):
CGGCGTCCTCCACCTCCTCGGCTATGACCACGAGGAGGCGGACGAGCGCGCCGAGATGTTCGGCCTGCAGGCCGCCATCATCGACGGCTGGCGCGCGGAGCAGGGCGTGACCGGCCCCTCCCCGGCCCCCACCGTCCGATGAGCGCCCAGCTCGTCACCGCGACCGTCCTGCTGGTCGTGGTGGCCTGGCTGGCCGCCTGCGCGGAGGCCGGTCTCGCCCGCACCACCCGGTTCCGGGCCGAGGAGGCCGTGCGCTCCGGGCGGCGCGGCAGCGCCAAGCTGATGCTCGTCGCCGAGGACCCCACCCGCTATCTCAATGTGGCGCTGCTGGTCAGGGTCGCCTGCGAGGTCGCGGCGGGCGCGGTCGTCACGTTCGCGAGTCTGCGCGAGTTCGACGAGACCTGGAAGGCGCTGACCGTCGCGATCGGCGTGATGGTCCTGGTGTCGTATGTGGCCGTCGGCGTCTCCCCGCGCACCATCGGCGCCCAGCATCCGCTCAACACCGCGACCGTCGCCGCCTATGTGCTGATCCCGCTGGCCCGGGTCATGGGCCCCATCCCGCCGCTGCTGATCCTCCTCGGTAACGCGCTCACGCCCGGCAAGGGCTTCCGTAAGGGCCCGTTCGCCTCCGAGGCCGAGCTGCGCGCCCTGGTGGACCTCGCCGAGCAGGAGTCGCTGATCGAGGACGAGGAGCGGCGCATGGTCCACTCCGTCTTCGAGCTCGGCGACACCCTGGTGCGCGAGGTGATGGTGCCGCGCACCGACCTGGTGGTCATCGAGCGCTTCAAGACCATCCGGCAGGCCCTCACCCTCGCGCTGCGCTCCGGCTTCTCCCGGATCCCGGTCACCGGGGAGAACGAGGACGACATCGTCGGGGTCGTCTACCTCAAGGATCTCGTCCGTAAGACGCATATCAACCGAGAGGCCGAGGCCGAGCTGGTCTCCACCACGATGCGGTCCGCCACCTTCGTCCCGGACACCAAGAACGCGGGCGATCTGCTGCGCGAGATGCAGCAGGAGCGCAACCACGTCGCCGTCGTGATCGACGAGTACGGCGGCACGGCCGGCATCGTCACCATCGAGGACATCCTCGAGGAGATCGTCGGCGAGATCACCGATGAGTACGACCGCGAGCTGCCGCCCATCGAGGACCTGGGCGACGGCACCCACCGGGTGACCGCCCGGCTCGCCCTCGGCGACCT
Coding sequences:
- a CDS encoding hemolysin family protein yields the protein MSAQLVTATVLLVVVAWLAACAEAGLARTTRFRAEEAVRSGRRGSAKLMLVAEDPTRYLNVALLVRVACEVAAGAVVTFASLREFDETWKALTVAIGVMVLVSYVAVGVSPRTIGAQHPLNTATVAAYVLIPLARVMGPIPPLLILLGNALTPGKGFRKGPFASEAELRALVDLAEQESLIEDEERRMVHSVFELGDTLVREVMVPRTDLVVIERFKTIRQALTLALRSGFSRIPVTGENEDDIVGVVYLKDLVRKTHINREAEAELVSTTMRSATFVPDTKNAGDLLREMQQERNHVAVVIDEYGGTAGIVTIEDILEEIVGEITDEYDRELPPIEDLGDGTHRVTARLALGDLGELYGTDLEDEDVETVGGLLAKALGRVPIAGATAQVDVPEGGVDPALKALRLTAESPAGRRNRIVTVLVEPVRETAAAEPE